The proteins below come from a single Gossypium raimondii isolate GPD5lz chromosome 2, ASM2569854v1, whole genome shotgun sequence genomic window:
- the LOC105788780 gene encoding uncharacterized protein LOC105788780 isoform X1, with protein MQHIPSTVEEQLFLKAIKEESPWENLPKRLQANLNSKEEWHRKIIEHCIKKRLQWNTSFARKVCKEGEYYEDMMRYLRRNLALFPYHLAEYVCRVMRVSPFRYYCDMIFEVMKNEQPYDSIPNFSAADALRLTGIGRNEFIDIMNKCRSKKIMWKLNKSIAKELLPTQPVDFQIEPWWGICLVNFTLEEFKKLSEEEMATIDKICKEEANAFILFDPDIVKGLYRRGLVYFDVPVYPDDRFKVSKLEGFISNKEQSYEDPIEELLYAVFVVSSENATVAELASTLQADLSQLQAAASFVCRLGWATKVIDPSSVLQENTSVPPHGVSLADEEETSHRSSTSANVSTDGEAAQQGDVWGTENHGPRSSDTRVAFVVDANITSYLMMGSVSPGLKSHAVTLYEAGKLGHASIADLCKDLSTLEGAKFEGELQEFANHAFSLRCVLECLLSGGVATDNRFVKMADRMGVSASGYDESTMIVDTSLMDVSDQSAANETEVNINGTDNLESSQEDSVLDDSVVPETAGDDRSVTISEDGKPSSEVSKSDQNVQNDEKMIRMEVTDMGKGTFRKKKKYRLDILRCESLAALPKATLDRLFLRDYDIIVSMIPLPHSSVLPGRTGPIHFGPPSHSSMTPWMKLVLYSTVASGPVSVVLMKGQCLRLLPAPLAGCEKALVWSWDDSTIGGLGGKFEGNLVKGSVLLHCLNSLLKYSAVIVQPFSRYDLDGSGKVVTLDIPLPLKNSDGSVAHVRDELGLCVAERSKLNDLLTNLADQIQFWTVGYIRVLRLFKERDMDHFGPDKEIYEWVPLTVEFGMPLFNPKLCKSICERIVSSELLQSDSLTEHHDSMQSIRRMLREVCAEYQATGLAAKLLYQKEQQKDHPKDTKQSKKLMNYASGKWNPLLDPSSPISGMSSERQRLKLASRQRCRTEVLSFDGSILRAYALAPAYEVATRPVEDSTSATTTKVDSDETDSNEVILPGVNLIFDGAELHPFDIAACLQARQPISLIAEAAAASSSFAVK; from the exons ATGCAACACATTCCGTCTACGGTCGAGGAACAGTTGTTTTTGAAAGCGATCAAGGAAGAAAGTCCGTGGGAGAATTTGCCTAAACGGCTTCAAGCCAATCTTAATTCTAAAGAAGAATGGCACAGAAA GATCATTGAGCATTGTATCAAGAAAAGGCTCCAATGGAACACTTCTTTTGCTCGCAAAGTATGTAAAGAAGGCGAATATTATGAGGACATGATGCGTTACTTGCGAAGGAATCTAGCG TTATTCCCTTACCACCTTGCGGAGTATGTTTGCCGTGTCATGAGGGTCTCTCCTTTCCGATATTACTGTGATATGATATTTGAGGTTATGAAAAATG AGCAACCTTATGACAGTATACCAAATTTCAGTGCTGCTGATGCCTTGAGACTTACTGGAATAGGAAGAAATGAATTTATTGATATCATGAACAAATGCCGGTCTAAG AAAATTATGTGGAAGCTCAACAAGTCGATTGCAAAAGAGTTGTTACCTACCCAACCTGTGGACTTCCAAATTGAACCTTGGTGGGGAATTTGTCTTGTTAACTTTACTCTAGAAGAGTTTAAG AAACTTTCAGAAGAAGAAATGGCAACAATAGATAAAATCTGCAAAGAAGAAGCTAATGCATTTATCCTGTTTGATCCTGACATTGTAAAAGGTCTTTATCGACGGGGGTTGGTCTATTTTGATGTTCCTGTCTATCCAGATGACCGGTTTAAAG TTTCTAAGCTAGAAGGATTCATTTCAAACAAGGAGCAGTCCTATGAGGATCCTATTGAGGA GTTGCTCTATGCAGTTTTTGTTGTATCAAGTGAGAATGCTACTGTTGCTGAACTGGCATCAACCTTACAAGCGGATCTTAGTCAACTGCAGGCTGCTGCATCTTTTGTTTGTCGCTTGGGATGGGCTACAAAAGTAATTGATCCTTCGTCTGTGCTTCAAGAAAATACAAGCGTACCTCCCCATGGTGTCAGCCTTGCAGATGAAGAAGAAACTTCTCACCGTAGTTCAACCTCTGCAAATGTGTCCACCGATGGTGAGGCTGCTCAACAAGGAGATGTTTGGGGGACAGAAAACCACGGGCCTCGTTCTAGCGATACTAGGGTTGCTTTTGTTGTTGATGCTAATATAACATCTTATCTTATGATGGGCTCTGTTTCACCAG GATTGAAATCTCACGCTGTGACGCTATATGAAGCTGGGAAATTAGGCCATGCTAGCATCGCGGATCTTTGCAAAGACTTGAGCACATTGGAGGGAGCAAAATTTGAGGGGGAGTTGCAGGAATTTGCTAACCATGCATTTAGTCTTCGTTGTGTCCTGGAGTGTCTACTATCAGGTGGTGTTGCCACTGATAATAGATTTGTGAAAATGGCTGATAGAATGGGAGTGTCAGCTTCAGGTTATGATGAGTCTACCATGATAGTCGACACTTCACTGATGGATGTATCAGATCAATCTGCTGCTAATGAAACTGAAGTAAACATTAACGGTACCGATAATTTAGAATCATCACAGGAAGATTCTGTTCTGGATGACTCTGTTGTACCTGAAACTGCTGGTGATGACAGATCTGTTACCATATCAGAAGATGGCAAGCCCTCGAGTGAGGTTTCCAAGTCAGATCAGAATGTCCAGAATGATGAGAAAATGATACGGATGGAAGTGACTGACATGGGAAAAGGAACTTtcaggaagaaaaagaaatacagATTGGATATCCTCCGCTGTGAAAGTTTGGCTGCTTTGCCAAAGGCAACCTTAGATCGGTTATTTCTTCGTGACTATGATATTATTGTGTCTATGATTCCTCTTCCACATTCATCTGTTCTTCCTGGACGAACAGGTCCTATTCATTTTGGTCCTCCCTCTCACTCATCTATGACACCATGGATGAAATTGGTGCTATATTCAACGGTGGCCAGTGGACCCGTATCAGTTGTTCTGATGAAAGGACAATGTCTACGCTTGTTGCCTGCACCATTAGCTGGTTGTGAGAAAGCCCTTGTATGGTCTTGGGATGATTCAACAATTGGAGGCTTAGGTGGAAAGTTTGAAGGAAATTTAGTTAAGGGAAGCGTACTTTTACACTGTTTGAATTCTCTTCTCAAATATTCTGCTGTTATAGTGCAGCCCTTCAGCAGATATGATCTTGATGGTTCTGGAAAAGTTGTTACACTTGACATACCCTTGCCCCTTAAGAATTCTGATGGTTCAGTTGCTCATGTGAGGGATGAGCTAGGACTATGTGTGGCGGAACGTTCAAAATTAAATGATCTATTAACTAATTTGGCTGACCAGATACAGTTCTGGACAGTCGGTTACATTCGAGTGCTAAGACTATTTAAAGAAAGAGATATGGATCATTTTGGTCCGGATAAAGAGATATATGAATGGGTTCCATTGACTGTTGAATTTGGGATGCCACTTTTCAACCCTAAGTTATGCAAGAGTATATGTGAAAGGATTGTCTCGTCTGAGTTACTTCAATCAGACTCACTTACTGAGCATCATGATTCAATGCAAAGCATACGTAGAATGTTGCGTGAGGTTTGTGCAGAGTATCAGGCAACAGGTCTTGCGGCAAAACTTTTGTACCAAAAGGAGCAGCAAAAGGATCATCCGAAGGACACAAAACAATCAAAGAAACTCATGAACTATGCTAGTGGGAAGTGGAACCCACTGCTAGATCCTTCTTCTCCCATTTCTGGAATGTCTAGTGAGCGTCAAAGATTAAAACTTGCCAGTCGCCAGCGTTGTCGGACTGAAGTTTTGAGCTTTGATGGTAGCATTCTTAG AGCATATGCCCTAGCCCCTGCATATGAAGTTGCCACAAGACCTGTTGAAGATTCCACCTCAGCAACCACAACAAAAGTTGATTCTGATGAAACTGACAGCAACGAAGTTATCCTTCCTGGCGTGAACCTTATTTTTGATGGTGCTGAGTTGCATCCCTTTGATATAGCTGCTTGCCTGCAGGCTCGCCAGCCAATTTCCTTAATCGCAGAGGCAGCTGCAGCCTCCTCATCTTTTGCAGTTAAATAG
- the LOC105788780 gene encoding uncharacterized protein LOC105788780 isoform X2, which translates to MWKLNKSIAKELLPTQPVDFQIEPWWGICLVNFTLEEFKKLSEEEMATIDKICKEEANAFILFDPDIVKGLYRRGLVYFDVPVYPDDRFKVSKLEGFISNKEQSYEDPIEELLYAVFVVSSENATVAELASTLQADLSQLQAAASFVCRLGWATKVIDPSSVLQENTSVPPHGVSLADEEETSHRSSTSANVSTDGEAAQQGDVWGTENHGPRSSDTRVAFVVDANITSYLMMGSVSPGLKSHAVTLYEAGKLGHASIADLCKDLSTLEGAKFEGELQEFANHAFSLRCVLECLLSGGVATDNRFVKMADRMGVSASGYDESTMIVDTSLMDVSDQSAANETEVNINGTDNLESSQEDSVLDDSVVPETAGDDRSVTISEDGKPSSEVSKSDQNVQNDEKMIRMEVTDMGKGTFRKKKKYRLDILRCESLAALPKATLDRLFLRDYDIIVSMIPLPHSSVLPGRTGPIHFGPPSHSSMTPWMKLVLYSTVASGPVSVVLMKGQCLRLLPAPLAGCEKALVWSWDDSTIGGLGGKFEGNLVKGSVLLHCLNSLLKYSAVIVQPFSRYDLDGSGKVVTLDIPLPLKNSDGSVAHVRDELGLCVAERSKLNDLLTNLADQIQFWTVGYIRVLRLFKERDMDHFGPDKEIYEWVPLTVEFGMPLFNPKLCKSICERIVSSELLQSDSLTEHHDSMQSIRRMLREVCAEYQATGLAAKLLYQKEQQKDHPKDTKQSKKLMNYASGKWNPLLDPSSPISGMSSERQRLKLASRQRCRTEVLSFDGSILRAYALAPAYEVATRPVEDSTSATTTKVDSDETDSNEVILPGVNLIFDGAELHPFDIAACLQARQPISLIAEAAAASSSFAVK; encoded by the exons ATGTGGAAGCTCAACAAGTCGATTGCAAAAGAGTTGTTACCTACCCAACCTGTGGACTTCCAAATTGAACCTTGGTGGGGAATTTGTCTTGTTAACTTTACTCTAGAAGAGTTTAAG AAACTTTCAGAAGAAGAAATGGCAACAATAGATAAAATCTGCAAAGAAGAAGCTAATGCATTTATCCTGTTTGATCCTGACATTGTAAAAGGTCTTTATCGACGGGGGTTGGTCTATTTTGATGTTCCTGTCTATCCAGATGACCGGTTTAAAG TTTCTAAGCTAGAAGGATTCATTTCAAACAAGGAGCAGTCCTATGAGGATCCTATTGAGGA GTTGCTCTATGCAGTTTTTGTTGTATCAAGTGAGAATGCTACTGTTGCTGAACTGGCATCAACCTTACAAGCGGATCTTAGTCAACTGCAGGCTGCTGCATCTTTTGTTTGTCGCTTGGGATGGGCTACAAAAGTAATTGATCCTTCGTCTGTGCTTCAAGAAAATACAAGCGTACCTCCCCATGGTGTCAGCCTTGCAGATGAAGAAGAAACTTCTCACCGTAGTTCAACCTCTGCAAATGTGTCCACCGATGGTGAGGCTGCTCAACAAGGAGATGTTTGGGGGACAGAAAACCACGGGCCTCGTTCTAGCGATACTAGGGTTGCTTTTGTTGTTGATGCTAATATAACATCTTATCTTATGATGGGCTCTGTTTCACCAG GATTGAAATCTCACGCTGTGACGCTATATGAAGCTGGGAAATTAGGCCATGCTAGCATCGCGGATCTTTGCAAAGACTTGAGCACATTGGAGGGAGCAAAATTTGAGGGGGAGTTGCAGGAATTTGCTAACCATGCATTTAGTCTTCGTTGTGTCCTGGAGTGTCTACTATCAGGTGGTGTTGCCACTGATAATAGATTTGTGAAAATGGCTGATAGAATGGGAGTGTCAGCTTCAGGTTATGATGAGTCTACCATGATAGTCGACACTTCACTGATGGATGTATCAGATCAATCTGCTGCTAATGAAACTGAAGTAAACATTAACGGTACCGATAATTTAGAATCATCACAGGAAGATTCTGTTCTGGATGACTCTGTTGTACCTGAAACTGCTGGTGATGACAGATCTGTTACCATATCAGAAGATGGCAAGCCCTCGAGTGAGGTTTCCAAGTCAGATCAGAATGTCCAGAATGATGAGAAAATGATACGGATGGAAGTGACTGACATGGGAAAAGGAACTTtcaggaagaaaaagaaatacagATTGGATATCCTCCGCTGTGAAAGTTTGGCTGCTTTGCCAAAGGCAACCTTAGATCGGTTATTTCTTCGTGACTATGATATTATTGTGTCTATGATTCCTCTTCCACATTCATCTGTTCTTCCTGGACGAACAGGTCCTATTCATTTTGGTCCTCCCTCTCACTCATCTATGACACCATGGATGAAATTGGTGCTATATTCAACGGTGGCCAGTGGACCCGTATCAGTTGTTCTGATGAAAGGACAATGTCTACGCTTGTTGCCTGCACCATTAGCTGGTTGTGAGAAAGCCCTTGTATGGTCTTGGGATGATTCAACAATTGGAGGCTTAGGTGGAAAGTTTGAAGGAAATTTAGTTAAGGGAAGCGTACTTTTACACTGTTTGAATTCTCTTCTCAAATATTCTGCTGTTATAGTGCAGCCCTTCAGCAGATATGATCTTGATGGTTCTGGAAAAGTTGTTACACTTGACATACCCTTGCCCCTTAAGAATTCTGATGGTTCAGTTGCTCATGTGAGGGATGAGCTAGGACTATGTGTGGCGGAACGTTCAAAATTAAATGATCTATTAACTAATTTGGCTGACCAGATACAGTTCTGGACAGTCGGTTACATTCGAGTGCTAAGACTATTTAAAGAAAGAGATATGGATCATTTTGGTCCGGATAAAGAGATATATGAATGGGTTCCATTGACTGTTGAATTTGGGATGCCACTTTTCAACCCTAAGTTATGCAAGAGTATATGTGAAAGGATTGTCTCGTCTGAGTTACTTCAATCAGACTCACTTACTGAGCATCATGATTCAATGCAAAGCATACGTAGAATGTTGCGTGAGGTTTGTGCAGAGTATCAGGCAACAGGTCTTGCGGCAAAACTTTTGTACCAAAAGGAGCAGCAAAAGGATCATCCGAAGGACACAAAACAATCAAAGAAACTCATGAACTATGCTAGTGGGAAGTGGAACCCACTGCTAGATCCTTCTTCTCCCATTTCTGGAATGTCTAGTGAGCGTCAAAGATTAAAACTTGCCAGTCGCCAGCGTTGTCGGACTGAAGTTTTGAGCTTTGATGGTAGCATTCTTAG AGCATATGCCCTAGCCCCTGCATATGAAGTTGCCACAAGACCTGTTGAAGATTCCACCTCAGCAACCACAACAAAAGTTGATTCTGATGAAACTGACAGCAACGAAGTTATCCTTCCTGGCGTGAACCTTATTTTTGATGGTGCTGAGTTGCATCCCTTTGATATAGCTGCTTGCCTGCAGGCTCGCCAGCCAATTTCCTTAATCGCAGAGGCAGCTGCAGCCTCCTCATCTTTTGCAGTTAAATAG